The DNA segment ttcattaaatgaaaattagaaGTATAGCTGTATTATTGTGGATGTGGAATATGTTCTGTTATTCATGGCACCAAATAGAAGTTAACCATGAAGGTCGTTaacgaatattttatattagACAATCGTTCCCACATTTGTTTATTAGTTGGAAATAGCGTGGGGTAATAAAATCAAGGTTCAAAATCACCCagttaattttctttatcacATGAAACTGGAGATAAATTTCACATCGGAAGTCGTTGTTTCTTTCAAGCATAATGAGTGTAATGAAACATAAGTTTCTTGGGCATGAGAATTGGAagtctgtctatttttagtgaatagACCCAAAATAGACAGGTTAATTTAACAGTAGAACTTTATTATGACGTAATATATCTGTGGCATAAGTGCTGTATAGGTGGGGTGGGGAATATTTGTTGCATCAATGGTAAACTgtcaattcattcattcaaatgCAAGAGTTATACGCCATTTATGCAACAATTGTACATCACTTGACCAACAAAATGCAACATTAATGCCACCCAATGCGACAGTAATGCCACCCAATGCAACAGTAATGCCACCCAATGCAACAGTAATGCCACCCAATGCAACAGTAATGCCACCAAATGCAACATTAATGCCACCAAATGCAACATTAATGCCACCCAAAGCAACATTAATGCCACCCAATGCAACATTAATGCAACCCAATGCAACATTAATAGTGCTACACACTTATACATTAAAAGTGGAACATTTAATCCGTTGCCAAACTGCAACctgcaacgttaaaaagccGGCgtgtaaatgttgttttattCTTACATAAGTGGTTCATTAATATTGCATTTTTGTGGATGAGAGACGTAAAATTGTAGGATGAATTACCATCACTTATGCCACAAATACTCGTCACTTATGCAACAGTTTATCTACAGTTGTGCTTCGTCCCCACAAAATACGGCCGTTGCATTACTGTTGTATTAGTGATGTATAATTGTTGCGTGAGTAATGTACAATGTtggataaattttaaattggtaATGCATCACTAATGCTACAAATATTCATCATTCATACAACAACTATACAACAGTAATGCTTTAGTAGTATTATGTGGGTTGTTGCATGGATGTAGACAAACTGTTCCATAAATGTCGAATATTTGTTGCATTTTGGATGCTTCAACCATACTTAATGTGTCCAACAATGTACATCACTGATGTAACAATAATGCATGCCGTGTGCAACAATCTTACATCACTCATCCACAAAAATGCAACACTTTCGCAACTTAAGTCTACATTAATGTAACGTTAATAGAACACTAATGCAACATTAGTACAACATTTATCCATTAAATATGCTCCATATTTATCATTCTGCGTTTTGGTATTCTGAAATTAATTCTTCTGAAttctgaatttaatttttaccaaatgaTTGCTTTCGAAGTAGTCTGTCTAGTTATatattaatcaaaattttaaggTTTTCTTCGGCAGTTTTactcaaatttttcgtttttaattagtAGTTTTgtaagattttgaattttgctcaataaaaaattgatatgGCGCCTACACTTCAGAGCACCGACATTTCTACAAATACTGTAACAGAGGTCCAAGCGGATGGATCTATATTAAAAACCATTACGATAACAACAACCACAAAATTTACAGGTTAACTTATCGAATTAATTAGattcaaaagttttcaacCACGACATGATTGTAAGGCATAAAAGTTCTTCCCTAACAGACGGTACAACTCGACAGAGGATCAAAACACAAAAGGAGATAACTCCAGCTGTTCATACAAGCCATACCGGAGTGAAAGCGATTAAAGCAAATCCATATGAGTTCGGCTATGACGTCTCAAAATCCACTGCTCCCAAAGCGGTTGTTACAACTTCAAACGAATTTATACAACAATGTTTGGATGAACACAATAAGTTTCGTGCAATGCATCATGCGCCTCCATTGAAACTGAACAATAAGTTAAGTAAAATCGCACAGGCCTGGGCAAACCAGCTCGCTAAAGATGAGAAAATGTATCACAGCGAAACTGATTTTggcgaaaatctttttttggtCTACAGTAGACAAACCTGGATACTATGCGGTTAAATCATGGTATGATGAGATCAAATATTGGGATTGGAATAAAATGGCGGGAAACGGAGAGGGTCAAATTGGTCATTTTACGCAATTGATTTGGAAGAGGTCGAAAGAAATTGGTGTTGCAGCAGCTTATTCGAAAGATGGGCACTTGTTCGTTGTGGTGGAGTATAATCCACCAGGAAATTATGTAGGTTGTTACCAGGAGAACGTTCTTCCGAAATAAATAGATAATCACGACTTCAGGAGCTAAAAGGAATAATTTCgtgttttcaataatttttatgtcaGGCCATTAAGTTCCGTGTTTCTTCTTTGATTTTATCACTTAAAAATGGTGCCAACCATTGTCCGCATTGAGCTTAGTGAATTAGAAATGCATTCGAGATACAACGTTTTGAGCTGTAAAATTTATAGTACCCTCTTGTGGACGACTAttacatctgttatcgacagcgacgacaaaaatttatgatgtttgttaaagttaataatgaagtaatagattttacaacactatttatgttgaaagtacttaaaaatatattcatggaataaaataatttgtagTTTTGTGTGGAATTGAAGATATAAAAAGAGATACGCGTCTATTTAAAATATCTCCGAGTAAGTACGTAATCTTACTAGTAAAAAGTAGGAAAACGAATTTTCGGATGTTCCCTATTCCCTAATTTAtatgaatggaaaattgtaaaaatgtcGAAACTGTGCTTGATTCTCGAAGTAGcctgtcgatttttttttattaaatttatttttttagtcaaattttccgtaaatttttcaagattttgaattgattttgtgaaataaatatattGGTGGTATGGCACCAACACTTCAGAGTAACGACGTGTTCACAAAAACCGATACCAAGGCCAATGCGGATGGATCTATATTAACAATCACTACAACaacaaatatcaaaaaatattcaggTTACTCACCTTATCGAATTAATTTGATTGGAAACGTTTCAACTACGACATGATTATTAATTATGAAAGTCTTTCCAACAGACGGTTCTACTGTCACGAAGGTCAAAAAACAAACCGAAACAACACCAGCTGGTTATTCAAGTAACACCGGACAGAGAGCAATTAAGGGAAATCCATATGAGTTCGGTTATAACGCTTCACAATCCATGGCTGCTAAAGTGGCCATTACGACGAGCAAAGAATTCAAGAAACACTGTTTGGATGAACATAATAGGCTCCGAGCAATGCATCATGCGCCTCCATTGAAACTAAGCCTTGAATTAAGTAAAATTGCACAGGGTTGGGCCAACAAGCTAGCAAAAGATGAGAAAATATATTACAGCACATATGAATTCGgtgaaaatatatattcgtGTACAGGAGACAGACCCAGCGCTAGTACCGATGCTGTTAAAGCATGGTATGATGAGATTAAATACTGGGATTGGAAGAAAATGTCAGGAAACGGAAAGGGTGAAACTGGGCATTTTACACAATTGATTTGGAAAAGGTCAAAAGAAATTGGTGTTGCAGCAGCTTATTCTAAAGATGGCCGTTTATTTGTTGTGGTAGAGTATAATCCACCTGGAAATTTCACAGGTCGTTACTGGGAGAATGTTCTtccgaaataaataaacaaagttGCTCAATAAAGTGACTCCAAAAGCCACAAAAGCAGAAATGGAATACATTTGGTTAAATTACATTCAGAAATTAATTACATaaagtttttaataaaatttatgtgtGGCCATTAGTTTCGTATTTTTTCTTTGACTTTATCACTTAAAAATGGTGCCACAATCTTCGTGTTTtagtggaaaaatgtttttcttctatctgcacattttatattcatttttttgtgttgtataTGGCAAAATAGAGTCACActtaaaatgtatgaaatacaCGAATATGATATTTTGTAGATGATATTCCTTTCTATATACAAGAAAAGTTACTTTTCGAAAGACTGCTGTGTAAGAAAGCTATCACTAAAAGCtttaagaaaaaagaaaagaaaatgcagTCTGTGTTGTTAATGATATTGTTTTCGAAAGCACACTGTCAACCACTTTTTATCAGCACTCTTTTCAAGATACGAATAAAGTCATCTTGACTTTAACAAGCGTAGTTCAAACAGTTTTTGAAGCTATattattaacattttattaattgataTTGAACGCAGCCGATgtgacgaagaaaaaaacttaGACTATCTATGATTGATCTATGATATCACTATGatttttcacaagaaaattttgttacaagCTCGTAACCGGTGCTAGTGCTAAGAaaacaacatttcaaaatttagtgCAGTTGCATTCCCTCTTACAAATATAAAGCATCGCATCGAATAAGACTAATCATAACTACGAAATTGAGTTCCTTTTACGAAGTTTTTAAAGACATTAACAATAGACCGCGAGCctgttttaataaaagtttggTTTTGCTATAAACCAGTGAACCAGTGAAACCAGTAAACCAGATTTAGCTTATAAACCagtgaaaattgtttctatattttttataaaaattaattaaaaaattcattgccATGACGAACTCAtgatgaaagatattttttcacttactgaaactaaaaagaaattgaaagtaatattattttgtatcTTAGTGTTGTTGATCACAATGGAAACAAACtctcaacaaacaaaacatcccattttttaaaatttcttttacgtTGGTAACTTACGAGATTCGTACTGTTTTTTCAAGCgctaagattttcaaaaattgaaacagatTCTCTTTTTCACACTATCGTAAT comes from the Bradysia coprophila strain Holo2 unplaced genomic scaffold, BU_Bcop_v1 contig_358, whole genome shotgun sequence genome and includes:
- the LOC119081604 gene encoding uncharacterized protein LOC119081604, which encodes MAPTLQSTDISTNTVTEVQADGSILKTITITTTTKFTDGTTRQRIKTQKEITPAVHTSHTGVKAIKANPYEFGYDVSKSTAPKAVVTTSNEFIQQCLDEHNKFRAMHHAPPLKLNNKLSKIAQAWANQLAKDEKMYHSETDFGENLFLVYSRQTWILCG
- the LOC119081208 gene encoding Golgi-associated plant pathogenesis-related protein 1-like, whose translation is MAPTLQSNDVFTKTDTKANADGSILTITTTTNIKKYSDGSTVTKVKKQTETTPAGYSSNTGQRAIKGNPYEFGYNASQSMAAKVAITTSKEFKKHCLDEHNRLRAMHHAPPLKLSLELSKIAQGWANKLAKDEKIYYSTYEFGENIYSCTGDRPSASTDAVKAWYDEIKYWDWKKMSGNGKGETGHFTQLIWKRSKEIGVAAAYSKDGRLFVVVEYNPPGNFTGRYWENVLPK